In Candidatus Desulfofervidus auxilii, one genomic interval encodes:
- a CDS encoding glycosyltransferase family 39 protein, which translates to MLGIISLIVFILFYNFIYWEIGTYSPHSPDESNGLFFAKQIIENSEFIWKSQLNERYNVPFFMPRGSVRVGKNLYAPLTAPYFILIIALSFLFKFKYFIVSISGVIGILFFYLLVQYVFKSKKLGLIGAILLAFFPPYVLYTNICVDIIPSLVFWIGSLYYFVRFLNEDDHRFLVLCTLFFIVSIAIRPPHILLAIAYLVPLIMYYKKLFTFRNLSVALSVSVIFVILFFGINHSVYGSFFSTGRTIIGRDIAEAGVIKTLMRIDFNLHAVSRAFNNYLLHYGTLIFVGGVLGIILLKQTNNKMVKTLVYSLIPLSIILLFYFGSNPTFYGFSQTRLQSSLSRYFLPIYVCLIISTVYFLSILKNCKIKTLFITILIVNIQIFTFGSAGSLIDLTLVKEKLYKYNKMVKTTPQKSIFIVKQYDKYIILDRPVMLMWNNEDLEKHPSIEYFYPLLDIDRDLIPIIQKLQNDGYTVYISTESLHAEKKLKKENYKLMKIENTPFMVCVGKVHKGR; encoded by the coding sequence ATGCTAGGGATAATAAGTCTTATTGTTTTTATCCTTTTTTACAATTTCATTTATTGGGAAATTGGTACATACTCTCCACATTCCCCTGATGAAAGTAATGGATTATTCTTTGCAAAGCAAATAATAGAAAATAGTGAGTTCATCTGGAAATCGCAATTAAATGAAAGATACAATGTACCTTTTTTTATGCCCCGAGGATCGGTACGGGTGGGAAAGAATCTTTATGCTCCATTAACTGCTCCCTACTTCATTTTAATTATCGCTCTATCCTTCTTGTTTAAGTTTAAGTATTTTATAGTTTCTATTTCTGGAGTAATTGGTATATTATTTTTTTATTTATTAGTGCAATATGTTTTTAAAAGCAAAAAATTGGGGTTAATAGGTGCAATCCTTTTAGCTTTTTTCCCTCCCTATGTATTATATACCAATATCTGTGTAGATATTATTCCCTCATTAGTGTTTTGGATTGGTTCTTTATATTATTTTGTTAGATTTCTAAATGAAGACGATCACAGATTTTTAGTTCTCTGTACTCTCTTTTTTATAGTTTCTATAGCTATTCGTCCACCACATATTCTTTTAGCAATAGCTTACTTGGTACCTCTAATAATGTACTACAAAAAATTATTCACTTTCAGAAATCTTTCAGTTGCTTTATCGGTAAGTGTTATTTTTGTGATATTATTTTTTGGCATTAATCACTCAGTTTATGGTTCGTTTTTTAGTACCGGTAGAACAATAATTGGACGAGATATTGCAGAAGCTGGGGTTATTAAAACTCTGATGCGCATTGATTTTAATTTACATGCTGTTTCCAGGGCATTTAATAACTACCTTTTGCATTATGGAACTTTGATTTTTGTGGGAGGAGTATTAGGGATTATTTTGCTTAAACAAACAAATAATAAAATGGTAAAAACCTTAGTATATAGCCTTATTCCTTTAAGTATTATCTTACTATTTTATTTCGGCTCAAACCCTACTTTCTATGGTTTTTCCCAAACAAGATTACAGAGTTCGTTGTCCCGGTATTTCTTACCTATATACGTATGTCTAATTATATCGACTGTTTATTTTTTAAGTATATTAAAAAATTGCAAGATAAAGACTTTATTTATAACTATATTGATAGTCAATATTCAGATATTTACATTTGGAAGCGCAGGTTCTTTGATAGATTTAACGCTAGTTAAAGAAAAATTGTATAAATACAACAAAATGGTTAAAACAACACCCCAAAAGAGTATTTTTATTGTCAAACAATATGATAAATATATAATATTAGATAGACCCGTGATGTTAATGTGGAACAATGAAGATTTAGAAAAACATCCATCCATAGAATACTTCTATCCTCTTTTAGATATCGATAGAGATCTTATACCAATAATACAAAAATTACAAAATGATGGATATACAGTTTATATCTCCACTGAATCCCTACACGCAGAAAAAAAATTGAAAAAAGAAAATTATAAATTGATGAAAATAGAAAATACACCCTTTATGGTATGCGTGGGTAAAGTTCATAAGGGGAGATAA
- a CDS encoding HDOD domain-containing protein has translation MSEKAQKFINNIKSLPTLRPIAAKIMQLLHDKNTSAYQIAKIIQMDQSLTALILKLANSSFYGCCKEISTLRHAVIIIGLDDIKNIVLCDALINSFPVRKGSFDYGMFWEHSVYCAILCKILSKPFNYRKAGELYVAGLLHDIGKIVMVQVFYEKFEKVISITAKSNGSPLEIEKEILGITHPDIGKALAMKWNFPPEITDAIAFHHSPLESEHNVDITCIVHLANALCWKIGFTSIKTANKSQPKIDEGAWEYLKNKRLDLNETDLEQFSFEFQSRTEEVQEFISLIYKKH, from the coding sequence ATGTCAGAAAAGGCACAAAAGTTTATTAATAACATTAAATCTTTACCTACACTCCGTCCCATAGCAGCTAAAATAATGCAATTATTACACGATAAAAATACCTCTGCCTACCAAATAGCTAAGATTATCCAGATGGACCAATCTCTTACTGCTTTGATTCTTAAACTGGCCAATTCTTCATTTTATGGATGTTGTAAGGAGATTTCTACACTTAGACATGCAGTAATAATTATTGGTTTAGATGACATAAAAAATATAGTGTTATGTGATGCTCTTATAAACTCCTTTCCAGTAAGAAAAGGCTCCTTTGATTATGGGATGTTTTGGGAACATTCTGTTTATTGTGCAATTTTATGTAAAATATTATCAAAGCCATTTAATTACAGAAAAGCTGGTGAGTTGTATGTAGCAGGTTTGTTACATGATATTGGTAAAATTGTGATGGTGCAGGTTTTTTATGAAAAATTTGAAAAAGTAATTTCTATAACTGCTAAAAGTAATGGTTCTCCTTTAGAGATAGAAAAGGAGATATTAGGCATTACTCATCCTGACATAGGTAAGGCACTGGCTATGAAATGGAATTTCCCACCTGAGATTACAGATGCCATAGCCTTTCATCACAGCCCTCTAGAATCCGAACACAATGTTGATATAACCTGTATAGTCCATTTGGCCAATGCACTTTGTTGGAAAATTGGTTTTACAAGTATAAAAACAGCTAATAAATCACAGCCCAAAATAGATGAAGGAGCTTGGGAATATCTAAAAAACAAAAGGCTAGACCTAAATGAAACAGATTTAGAGCAGTTCTCTTTTGAGTTCCAAAGTCGCACTGAAGAAGTCCAGGAATTTATATCGCTTATTTACAAAAAACACTAA
- a CDS encoding penicillin-binding protein activator codes for MKRLLIGLFFFLFFIPSVFAFNFWGSFGYDVCCLLPLNGENKKLGENVLKGLLLGLDVLKGSSFSVFVYDSGGISETALYALKNMEAQNCDVLIALLGKNTAQPVISKAYKIGLPVIALTAEPNIPKGKGFIYRDFITPEIQIKNLLDLVMKKLNYTSFAVFYPEDQYGKNYLRLFLLEVGKRGGSVVKIVSYPPKTTDFAIQIKSLIGKMIANKKPEEILKNPVHFPFDAVFIPDNALTSAFIISQFAYYNAKNLVFLGTALWDTPEFAKMVKGYCRAAYFPTGFTLQAKQPWVKQFINDFRKNYHAFPDYLSAQGYEVGRILLYLKNLNRLPPKNIHETIQNFPGTTGLTSFLPNGEVIKKIYIMEIKHGKCSLIP; via the coding sequence ATGAAACGTTTATTAATTGGGTTATTTTTCTTTCTTTTTTTTATCCCCTCTGTTTTTGCCTTTAATTTTTGGGGTAGTTTTGGCTATGATGTTTGTTGTTTACTTCCCCTAAATGGGGAAAATAAGAAGTTAGGCGAAAATGTTCTTAAAGGTTTATTATTAGGATTGGATGTATTAAAAGGTTCTTCTTTTTCTGTATTTGTATATGATAGTGGTGGTATTTCAGAGACAGCCCTATATGCTCTCAAGAATATGGAGGCACAAAATTGTGATGTGCTAATAGCCCTTTTAGGCAAAAATACTGCCCAACCAGTTATATCTAAAGCTTATAAAATAGGACTCCCTGTCATAGCTCTTACTGCGGAGCCGAATATCCCTAAGGGGAAGGGTTTTATTTATAGAGATTTTATTACCCCGGAAATTCAAATAAAAAATTTATTAGATTTAGTTATGAAAAAGTTAAATTATACTTCCTTTGCAGTATTTTATCCTGAAGACCAATATGGTAAAAATTATCTGAGACTTTTCCTCCTAGAAGTGGGAAAAAGAGGCGGGAGTGTGGTAAAAATAGTTTCTTATCCTCCTAAAACCACTGACTTTGCTATTCAAATAAAGTCTCTTATAGGTAAAATGATAGCCAACAAAAAACCAGAAGAGATTTTAAAAAATCCTGTGCATTTCCCCTTTGATGCGGTATTTATTCCTGACAATGCTTTAACTTCAGCCTTTATTATTTCTCAATTTGCCTATTATAATGCCAAAAATCTGGTATTTTTGGGAACAGCTCTTTGGGACACCCCTGAATTTGCCAAAATGGTCAAAGGTTACTGTAGGGCTGCTTATTTCCCCACTGGATTCACCCTTCAAGCCAAACAGCCCTGGGTAAAACAATTTATCAATGATTTCCGCAAAAATTACCATGCTTTTCCAGATTATCTTTCTGCTCAAGGATATGAAGTAGGGCGGATTTTGTTATATTTGAAGAACCTTAATCGTTTACCTCCCAAAAACATCCATGAAACCATTCAGAATTTCCCAGGCACTACAGGTTTGACCAGTTTTTTGCCTAATGGGGAGGTAATTAAAAAAATTTATATTATGGAGATTAAACATGGTAAATGCTCCCTTATTCCTTAA
- a CDS encoding right-handed parallel beta-helix repeat-containing protein → MKPRLLFLAFFVVFFTTNVVFGKTFNVKTPVQFQSALTEAQSNEEDDTINVAAGTYNIPSTLTYSTNNGDNGHKLTIQGAGADQTVLNGGGSVQILYIYTHGDDYGGDITIKGMGFRNGNCFDCFGGGVYVYGVSINITIKDCTFSKNSARKIHGLPVSGGGVSACSSHGTITIANNTFLGNSADNGGGVDADSVSGTITITNNTFSENSADDSCGGGVEVYAESGRITITNNTFSGNLADNYGGGVYGMLYHEIDILNVYNNILFDNAAGAGGNDGDDLYIEIGYKGATVNLYNNDFSGNANFNTGQSEDLYISYTEKYHHANNIQKAPQFVDPVNGDFHIKPTSPCIDKGNNSAPELPSTDFEGDPRIIGGTVDIGADEFIKSMPWLHLLLGD, encoded by the coding sequence ATGAAACCAAGGTTATTATTTTTGGCCTTTTTTGTGGTTTTTTTTACAACTAATGTAGTATTTGGGAAAACCTTTAATGTAAAAACCCCCGTACAGTTTCAAAGTGCACTTACAGAAGCACAGTCTAATGAGGAAGATGATACAATAAATGTAGCAGCAGGGACATATAATATTCCCTCTACCCTTACTTATTCTACCAATAATGGAGACAACGGTCACAAACTTACCATCCAGGGTGCTGGTGCAGATCAGACAGTCCTTAATGGAGGAGGAAGTGTGCAGATTTTGTATATATATACTCATGGAGATGACTATGGTGGTGATATAACAATAAAGGGTATGGGCTTTAGGAATGGGAATTGTTTTGACTGTTTTGGCGGTGGTGTTTATGTATATGGGGTTTCTATAAATATAACAATAAAAGACTGTACGTTCTCAAAAAATTCAGCTAGAAAGATTCATGGGTTACCTGTTAGTGGTGGTGGCGTATCTGCATGTTCAAGCCATGGCACAATAACTATTGCAAACAATACATTCTTAGGAAATTCAGCTGATAATGGTGGTGGTGTAGATGCAGATTCAGTTTCAGGTACAATAACTATTACAAATAATACATTCTCAGAAAATTCAGCTGATGATAGTTGTGGCGGTGGTGTAGAGGTATATGCAGAATCAGGTAGAATAACTATTACAAACAATACATTTTCAGGAAATTTGGCTGATAATTATGGGGGCGGCGTCTATGGAATGTTATATCATGAGATAGACATTCTAAATGTTTACAATAATATCCTTTTTGATAATGCCGCCGGTGCAGGTGGAAATGATGGTGATGACCTATATATTGAGATTGGTTATAAAGGTGCTACTGTTAATCTATACAACAATGACTTTTCAGGAAATGCAAACTTTAACACGGGCCAGTCTGAAGACTTATATATTAGTTACACTGAAAAGTACCATCATGCAAATAACATCCAAAAAGCCCCACAGTTTGTTGACCCTGTAAATGGAGATTTTCATATAAAACCAACTTCCCCCTGCATAGATAAAGGCAATAACTCTGCCCCTGAACTTCCTAGTACTGACTTTGAGGGGGATCCCAGGATAATTGGTGGCACTGTAGACATTGGTGCAGATGAATTCATTAAGTCCATGCCCTGGCTGCATCTTTTGCTTGGTGACTGA
- a CDS encoding LbtU family siderophore porin, with product MRKVGVLVAVLMFFSSLCFAEVEKGIIDTIAKRIEFSGLLETGFKVESIGHKNISGRVEDSEIQLTTAALAIEAEVADWINVAVVPIFEVGEFYVDEGHVTLGPTESIPLYLKGGLMYYPFGKREEYTHFPDEPLVNLPFTMYFGEIWDPGAVVGFTKEIPGMGSLTLEGFVVYANVTDSDTRQVDTYGFNVCYNLEKGDYKFEIGASYTNNALDSTGYKMHRTGLEDYERADFWTLHTDRDIDAIATYGSIECGGCYLTAEYMGVVQPIREAISRSGELGARPRVWGVEVGTALENYVALPKPVEVMFRYEGSLDAQEIYEIPRNRYAIGANVGLHEYLTWSLAYAYNDYNEGYGGGDPTGHETNSSLFFTQLAIQF from the coding sequence ATGAGGAAAGTAGGTGTTTTAGTAGCAGTTTTGATGTTTTTTAGTAGTCTTTGTTTTGCTGAAGTAGAAAAGGGTATTATTGATACTATTGCAAAAAGGATTGAGTTTAGCGGGCTATTGGAGACCGGTTTTAAAGTAGAAAGTATTGGTCATAAAAATATAAGTGGTAGAGTAGAAGATTCAGAAATTCAGCTTACTACGGCAGCACTGGCGATAGAGGCAGAGGTGGCTGACTGGATAAATGTTGCGGTAGTGCCTATTTTTGAGGTGGGAGAATTTTATGTAGATGAAGGCCATGTTACTCTGGGACCAACAGAGAGCATACCCCTTTATCTCAAAGGTGGTTTAATGTATTATCCATTTGGTAAAAGAGAAGAATATACCCATTTCCCAGATGAGCCGTTAGTCAACTTGCCATTTACTATGTATTTTGGCGAAATTTGGGACCCAGGTGCAGTAGTTGGATTTACCAAAGAAATCCCTGGAATGGGTAGTCTTACCTTAGAAGGCTTTGTGGTTTATGCCAATGTGACCGATAGTGATACAAGGCAGGTAGATACCTATGGTTTTAACGTCTGTTACAATCTTGAAAAAGGCGATTATAAATTTGAAATAGGAGCATCCTATACTAATAACGCACTTGATTCCACAGGTTATAAAATGCATAGAACGGGTCTGGAAGATTACGAACGCGCAGATTTCTGGACTCTTCATACTGACCGTGATATAGACGCCATTGCTACTTATGGAAGTATTGAGTGTGGTGGATGCTATCTTACAGCTGAATATATGGGTGTTGTACAACCCATAAGAGAGGCAATCTCTCGTTCAGGAGAACTCGGAGCACGTCCTAGAGTATGGGGAGTGGAAGTAGGTACCGCTCTTGAAAATTATGTGGCACTTCCAAAACCAGTAGAAGTAATGTTTAGATATGAAGGCTCCTTAGATGCTCAGGAAATTTATGAAATACCTAGAAACAGGTATGCAATCGGTGCCAATGTTGGCCTCCATGAATATCTCACCTGGTCTTTGGCTTACGCTTACAATGATTATAATGAAGGATATGGCGGAGGAGATCCTACAGGCCATGAAACTAACAGTTCTCTGTTCTTTACTCAACTAGCTATTCAGTTTTAG
- the hrcA gene encoding heat-inducible transcriptional repressor HrcA, giving the protein MLSERAKQVLSAVVQMYITTGEPVGSRAVWKQYKFSISPATIRNIMADLEEMGLFYQPHTSAGRVPTELGWRIYIDTLLEKRPLSKRFKRQIRQSLKEDKDNIEKILKESSKILSSYSQHAGIVVAPKFSTIVLKYIEFVQLRKNSILTIIVGNRGMVYHRVISAPTVISQKDLTRFANYLNTSFTGLTLGEVRQRLIEEMKKDKARFDTLWNKVFQLTQRMFWPEREQIYIEGTVNILNYPEFSDVERLKSLLVAFEEKSIIARLLERTVRDAKPQVFVGSEIDQKELRECGVVASPYMSGDSVLGTVAVIGPIRMNYASVIPLVEYTAQVLSEILDKNK; this is encoded by the coding sequence ATGCTATCTGAACGGGCAAAACAAGTCTTGAGTGCAGTTGTTCAAATGTATATTACCACTGGGGAACCAGTAGGCTCCCGGGCGGTTTGGAAACAGTATAAGTTTTCTATAAGTCCTGCTACTATTCGCAATATTATGGCTGATTTAGAAGAAATGGGGTTATTTTATCAACCTCATACTTCGGCTGGTAGGGTGCCAACGGAATTGGGATGGAGGATTTACATTGATACCTTATTAGAAAAAAGACCCTTATCCAAAAGATTCAAGAGGCAAATAAGACAAAGCTTAAAGGAGGACAAAGATAATATAGAAAAGATTCTCAAAGAGAGCTCAAAAATTTTATCTTCTTATTCTCAACATGCAGGAATAGTAGTTGCTCCTAAGTTTTCTACTATTGTTTTAAAATATATAGAATTTGTCCAGTTGAGAAAAAATTCTATTCTTACCATTATTGTAGGAAATAGGGGAATGGTATATCACCGGGTAATTTCTGCCCCTACTGTTATTTCTCAAAAAGATTTGACCCGATTTGCTAATTACCTTAATACATCTTTTACCGGGTTAACCTTAGGAGAGGTTAGGCAGAGATTAATAGAAGAGATGAAAAAAGATAAAGCAAGATTTGATACCCTTTGGAATAAGGTATTTCAATTAACTCAACGCATGTTTTGGCCGGAGAGAGAGCAAATTTATATAGAGGGAACTGTGAATATTCTTAATTATCCTGAATTTTCAGATGTAGAGAGACTTAAGTCTTTATTGGTTGCTTTTGAAGAAAAAAGTATTATTGCTCGCTTGTTAGAAAGGACTGTGCGAGATGCCAAACCCCAGGTGTTTGTAGGTTCTGAAATTGACCAAAAAGAGCTTAGAGAATGCGGAGTTGTTGCTTCTCCATATATGAGTGGAGATAGTGTGTTGGGAACAGTGGCAGTAATTGGGCCCATAAGGATGAATTATGCTAGTGTAATTCCTTTAGTAGAATATACAGCTCAAGTATTAAGTGAAATTTTGGACAAAAATAAATAA
- a CDS encoding class I SAM-dependent methyltransferase, with product MDKNLKLYYEEFHLKTREMPIEIMKQQSRIKVLKELLPTKKGDNNILFVGCGTGDELLIIKENKELVIGLDISYTALRKAKMKNQNFIFIQGDAHYIPFRKNSFNIIICSEVLEHLSNTEKCISEIYRVLREQGIFILTVPNWISLFGLFRKVGEIIIQSKLTSDNQPIDNWFTPSKLRNLIKKYFTIIEDRGIWYYPPTGKGGRRIPDKFIYPVFKFLMPLNNSLSKIIPNFGHCLALKCQKRTIKRI from the coding sequence GTGGATAAGAATTTAAAGTTGTATTATGAGGAATTTCACTTAAAAACAAGGGAGATGCCTATTGAAATTATGAAACAACAATCACGAATTAAAGTCCTAAAAGAACTATTGCCAACAAAAAAAGGAGATAATAATATCTTATTTGTAGGCTGTGGGACGGGGGATGAATTATTAATAATTAAGGAAAACAAAGAATTGGTAATTGGATTAGATATATCTTACACTGCTCTACGAAAAGCCAAAATGAAAAACCAAAATTTTATTTTTATTCAAGGAGATGCACACTATATACCTTTTCGAAAAAATTCGTTTAATATTATCATTTGTTCCGAGGTATTAGAACATTTGTCAAATACAGAAAAATGTATCTCTGAAATTTACCGAGTTTTAAGAGAACAAGGAATATTTATTCTCACAGTTCCTAATTGGATAAGTCTTTTTGGATTATTTAGGAAAGTAGGTGAGATTATTATTCAATCCAAATTAACATCTGATAACCAACCAATTGATAATTGGTTTACACCATCTAAATTAAGAAATCTTATTAAAAAATATTTTACTATTATAGAGGATAGAGGAATCTGGTATTATCCCCCAACTGGAAAAGGGGGAAGAAGGATACCAGACAAATTTATTTATCCAGTTTTCAAATTTTTGATGCCTTTAAATAATTCACTTAGTAAAATAATTCCTAATTTTGGACATTGTTTAGCATTGAAATGTCAAAAAAGAACAATTAAAAGAATTTAA
- the grpE gene encoding nucleotide exchange factor GrpE produces MDKKERVSQEVQIEEKETKSSEEIEKLKTELDKKTKEAQEYHEKWLRTMAELDNLRKRTEKQLSEYLKFANEQLLKELLPIMDNLERALGHAHSSNNMKGILEGIELTLKMLQQCLEKFGVKPVKTVGEKFDPYVHEAVKVEERKEGGDMVIEEHQKGYLLHDRLLRPALVTVAKTKTK; encoded by the coding sequence ATGGATAAGAAAGAGAGGGTTTCTCAGGAAGTTCAAATAGAAGAGAAAGAAACAAAGAGTAGTGAAGAAATTGAAAAGTTGAAAACAGAATTAGATAAAAAGACAAAGGAAGCGCAAGAATACCACGAGAAATGGCTACGCACTATGGCTGAACTGGATAATTTACGCAAACGCACAGAAAAACAACTATCAGAATATCTTAAATTTGCTAACGAACAATTGCTTAAAGAATTGTTACCAATAATGGATAATTTAGAAAGAGCACTGGGGCATGCTCATTCTTCTAATAATATGAAGGGTATTTTAGAAGGGATTGAACTTACCTTGAAAATGCTCCAGCAGTGTTTAGAAAAATTTGGAGTAAAACCTGTTAAAACAGTAGGAGAAAAATTTGACCCTTATGTCCACGAAGCGGTTAAGGTTGAAGAAAGAAAGGAAGGAGGAGATATGGTGATAGAAGAGCATCAAAAAGGATATCTTTTACACGACAGACTACTTCGGCCCGCCTTAGTGACTGTAGCTAAAACCAAAACAAAATGA
- a CDS encoding HD domain-containing phosphohydrolase yields MAQEILEIIAKAEGDQELLDGFLKKAKDLINYDWWGMYILNEETNQYEVRAKSNEAKKIETNIDFLIEDGIIDWVLRNYKPRFISPITDNLHFFIIPIVIAKKTIGFVVFKISSKQAFNKNLHSLSLQATLLGLMFQGTMYRESVWDKVNKLKFLMEIAQKITFSTNVDRLLESIMEVLNNTVRTKYSCISLLDENKKLILKKSSDFKWPIKPTEVCYFVINHAKPIHISDFKQDIRFKNSMEPSNLRNVLSFPLKTQNTILGALTLYNRLGLPDFTKDDFIFLFALSNQAALAIKLISLYDELKKAYKETVLALAEAIEAKDPYTRGHIERVTRYALMLAKAMKFKPSDIETLEFASLLHDIGKIGISEAILKKPGKLTAQEFREIMKHPVIGEQIVKKVSFLKKASIIIRQHHERFDGNGYPDGLKGKKIEKLSRILAIADAFDAMTSERPYKKRLNIEQALEEIKRNKGKQFDPEICEVALKVFG; encoded by the coding sequence ATGGCTCAAGAAATATTAGAAATCATTGCTAAGGCAGAAGGAGACCAGGAGCTATTGGATGGTTTTTTAAAAAAGGCAAAAGACTTGATAAATTATGATTGGTGGGGAATGTATATATTAAATGAAGAGACAAATCAATATGAGGTTAGAGCAAAATCAAATGAAGCTAAAAAAATAGAAACTAACATAGATTTCTTAATTGAGGATGGAATTATTGATTGGGTTTTAAGGAATTATAAGCCCCGGTTTATTTCTCCTATAACTGATAATCTACATTTTTTTATAATCCCTATTGTAATTGCTAAAAAAACTATAGGGTTTGTTGTATTTAAAATTTCAAGTAAACAGGCATTTAACAAAAACCTCCATTCTCTTTCTCTTCAAGCCACTTTATTAGGATTAATGTTTCAAGGCACTATGTATCGTGAAAGTGTGTGGGATAAAGTAAACAAACTTAAGTTTCTTATGGAAATCGCTCAAAAGATAACATTTTCTACTAATGTAGATAGACTACTGGAATCTATTATGGAGGTTTTAAATAACACAGTTAGGACTAAATATTCTTGCATTTCTCTTCTAGACGAAAATAAGAAACTCATTTTAAAAAAAAGCAGTGATTTTAAATGGCCAATAAAACCTACAGAAGTATGCTACTTTGTAATAAATCATGCTAAGCCCATCCATATCTCTGATTTTAAACAGGATATTCGTTTTAAAAACTCAATGGAGCCTTCTAATCTCAGAAATGTTTTAAGCTTTCCTCTTAAGACTCAGAATACAATTCTTGGTGCATTGACGTTATATAACAGGTTAGGCTTACCAGATTTTACAAAGGATGATTTTATCTTCCTTTTTGCTTTAAGCAATCAAGCAGCTCTGGCCATAAAGCTCATCTCCCTTTATGATGAACTTAAAAAGGCTTATAAAGAAACAGTTTTAGCACTAGCAGAAGCTATAGAAGCAAAAGACCCCTATACAAGGGGGCATATAGAAAGAGTGACCCGTTATGCCCTGATGTTGGCAAAGGCAATGAAATTTAAACCATCGGATATAGAAACCTTGGAATTTGCAAGCCTGCTTCATGATATAGGAAAAATTGGAATAAGCGAGGCAATATTGAAGAAACCAGGGAAATTAACTGCCCAGGAGTTTAGGGAAATAATGAAGCATCCTGTTATTGGTGAGCAAATTGTGAAAAAGGTCTCATTTTTAAAAAAAGCAAGCATCATCATCAGGCAACACCACGAACGATTTGACGGAAATGGTTACCCTGATGGACTTAAGGGTAAGAAGATAGAAAAGCTTTCTAGGATATTGGCTATAGCAGATGCCTTTGATGCTATGACCTCAGAAAGACCTTATAAAAAGAGACTTAATATTGAACAGGCACTAGAAGAAATTAAAAGAAACAAAGGGAAACAATTTGACCCAGAGATTTGTGAAGTAGCATTAAAGGTATTTGGATAG
- a CDS encoding histone deacetylase has product MVNAPLFLKTGVVKDARYLDHNPGSWHPESPQRLEVIYQCINEIREFYKEVPPYYASEEEISLIHTPQYIHSIAGTKGKEVTLDPDTVTSPQSYQTACLAVGGGLNLIKAIHGKEVNNGFALIRPPGHHAEKNKAMGFCLFNNIAIAAAYIHKQGLGEKILIVDWDVHHGNGTQHAFYDSSDVLYFSIHQYPHYPLTGRIEEIGEGKGKNFTINVPLSPGYGDEDYIYLFLHLLYPIALKFKPDFILVSAGFDPYFEDPLGGMRITVDGFALMTQILKDLSAQVCNHRLALFLEGGYHLEGMAKSVVAIIKVLSGEKRELPGLVHYQPSAEITHIIAWHKGIWEI; this is encoded by the coding sequence ATGGTAAATGCTCCCTTATTCCTTAAAACAGGAGTAGTTAAGGATGCTCGATATCTAGACCACAATCCTGGTTCTTGGCATCCTGAGTCTCCTCAAAGGTTAGAAGTTATTTATCAATGTATAAATGAAATAAGGGAATTTTATAAAGAAGTTCCTCCCTATTATGCCTCAGAAGAAGAAATTTCCCTCATTCATACTCCCCAATATATACATTCTATCGCTGGTACCAAAGGAAAGGAAGTAACACTTGACCCTGATACTGTAACTTCTCCGCAATCTTACCAAACAGCCTGTCTGGCAGTGGGAGGCGGATTAAATTTAATCAAAGCCATTCATGGTAAAGAAGTTAATAATGGCTTTGCCTTGATAAGGCCACCTGGTCATCATGCTGAAAAAAACAAAGCCATGGGGTTTTGTCTTTTTAACAATATTGCCATAGCCGCTGCTTATATTCATAAACAAGGTTTAGGGGAAAAAATTCTTATTGTTGATTGGGATGTTCACCATGGGAATGGGACACAACACGCATTTTATGATTCTTCGGATGTGCTTTATTTTTCCATCCATCAATACCCTCATTATCCTTTAACTGGGAGAATAGAGGAAATAGGAGAGGGCAAGGGAAAAAATTTTACTATCAATGTCCCCTTAAGTCCTGGGTATGGAGATGAGGATTACATTTACCTCTTCTTACATTTACTTTATCCTATTGCCCTTAAATTTAAACCTGATTTTATCCTGGTTTCTGCAGGCTTTGACCCTTATTTTGAAGACCCTTTAGGAGGCATGCGGATCACGGTAGATGGCTTTGCTCTAATGACTCAAATTTTAAAGGACTTGTCAGCTCAAGTCTGCAATCATCGTTTAGCCTTGTTTCTGGAAGGGGGTTATCATCTTGAAGGAATGGCTAAATCAGTAGTAGCCATTATTAAAGTGCTTTCAGGTGAAAAAAGAGAATTGCCAGGATTGGTTCACTATCAACCAAGTGCTGAAATTACTCACATTATTGCTTGGCATAAAGGGATTTGGGAGATTTGA